One Mycobacterium kubicae genomic window carries:
- the kasB gene encoding 3-oxoacyl-ACP synthase KasB — MTEMVTGKAFPNVVVTGMAMTTALAPDMETTWKMLLDSQSGIRVLDDPFVEQFDLPVRIGGHLLEEFDSQLTRAELRRMGYLQRMSTVLTRRVWENAGSPEVDSNRLMVSVGTGLGSAEEMVFSYDDMRARGIEAVSPFAVQKYMPDGAAAAVGLERRAKAGVNTFVSACASGSEGIAQAWRNIVFGEADIAICGGVETKIEAVPIAAFAQMRIVMSTKNDDPVGACRPFDRDRTGFVFGEAGALMVIETEEHAKARGANILARLMGASVTSDGYHMVAPDPNGERAGHAMSRAIQLADLTPGDIDHVNAHATGTSIGDVAEGRAINNALGSNKPAVYAPKAALGHSVGAVGAVESILTVLALRDQVVPPTLNLENLDPEIDLDVVAGKPRPGEYNYAINNSFGFGGHNVALAFGRY; from the coding sequence ATGACAGAAATGGTTACCGGAAAAGCATTTCCGAATGTGGTCGTGACTGGGATGGCCATGACGACTGCGCTGGCGCCGGACATGGAAACCACGTGGAAGATGTTGCTCGACTCCCAAAGTGGTATTCGCGTCCTGGACGATCCGTTCGTCGAGCAGTTCGACCTGCCGGTTCGCATTGGTGGTCACTTGTTGGAGGAATTCGACAGCCAGTTGACGCGTGCCGAGCTGCGCCGGATGGGTTACCTGCAGCGGATGTCCACGGTTCTGACGCGCCGGGTGTGGGAGAACGCCGGTTCGCCGGAGGTGGACAGCAACCGCCTGATGGTGTCGGTCGGCACCGGATTGGGTTCCGCCGAGGAGATGGTGTTCAGCTACGACGACATGCGGGCTCGCGGAATCGAAGCGGTTTCGCCGTTCGCGGTGCAGAAGTACATGCCGGACGGGGCTGCGGCTGCCGTGGGCCTGGAGCGGCGCGCCAAGGCTGGCGTCAACACCTTCGTCTCGGCGTGTGCGTCCGGTTCAGAGGGCATCGCTCAGGCGTGGCGCAACATCGTCTTCGGTGAGGCTGACATCGCGATCTGCGGTGGGGTCGAAACGAAGATCGAGGCCGTTCCAATTGCCGCGTTCGCCCAGATGCGCATCGTGATGTCGACCAAGAACGACGACCCCGTGGGCGCCTGCCGCCCGTTCGACCGGGACCGGACCGGTTTCGTGTTCGGTGAAGCGGGTGCATTGATGGTCATCGAGACCGAGGAGCACGCCAAGGCGCGCGGGGCCAATATTCTGGCCCGCCTGATGGGCGCCAGCGTCACGTCCGACGGCTATCACATGGTGGCGCCTGACCCCAACGGGGAACGTGCTGGACATGCGATGAGCCGGGCGATTCAGCTTGCTGACCTCACGCCGGGCGACATCGACCACGTCAACGCCCACGCCACCGGCACCTCGATTGGTGACGTCGCCGAGGGTAGGGCCATCAACAACGCGCTGGGCAGCAACAAGCCGGCGGTGTACGCCCCGAAGGCGGCGCTGGGGCACTCGGTGGGCGCGGTCGGGGCCGTGGAATCCATCCTCACCGTGCTTGCGCTGCGCGACCAGGTCGTTCCGCCCACGCTGAACCTGGAGAACCTGGACCCGGAGATCGATCTGGACGTGGTGGCGGGTAAGCCGCGACCGGGCGAGTACAACTACGCGATCAACAACTCGTTCGGATTCGGCGGGCACAA
- a CDS encoding PE family protein, whose amino-acid sequence MTFVTTQPEMLAAAANNLHCIGSALAAQNTAAALPTTRVIPAAADEVSALTATQFSAHAANYQAVSAQATAVHDLFVRILGAGAGSYATTEAANTVATG is encoded by the coding sequence ATGACTTTTGTGACCACACAGCCAGAAATGCTGGCTGCAGCAGCCAACAATTTGCACTGTATCGGCTCGGCCCTAGCCGCCCAGAACACCGCAGCGGCGCTGCCGACTACACGCGTCATTCCTGCTGCCGCCGACGAGGTATCCGCTCTGACTGCAACACAATTCAGCGCCCACGCCGCGAATTATCAGGCGGTCAGCGCCCAGGCCACCGCGGTTCATGACCTGTTCGTGCGCATCTTGGGTGCCGGTGCCGGTTCATACGCGACCACCGAGGCGGCCAACACCGTCGCGACCGGCTAA
- a CDS encoding PPE family protein — translation MTVMMDFGALPPEINSAKMYAGPGPASMLSAAAAWNGLAAELRSHAASYGSVISDLTSEGWRGPGSTAMAAAAAPYVAWMNTTAAQAEQTANQATAAAVAYETAFAMTVPPPVIAANRAQLASLVATNVLGQNTPAIAATEAHYSGMWAQDAAVMYGYAAQSAAATKVPSFTVPTQNTDPGALPMQAAAVNQATGTTVGAASTQTALSQLTSAVPGALQQLGSPTASSTSGLSAILGQLTGSGSGSSGFDWWNEFGPNANIWNTIFSSGFYMPSNTVGAFTSLLGAGAAGDAAGNAMGEAVTAGPLGGLVGLANLGSGGGASAALGQAPSIGSLSVPSSWTAAAPPASPLASVLGATPLSPPPAVGTGMPGYAPAAMAGRATTGATTADTRFLIRPLMVPHWPAAG, via the coding sequence ATGACTGTGATGATGGATTTCGGCGCGCTACCGCCGGAGATCAACTCCGCCAAAATGTACGCCGGCCCAGGACCGGCGTCGATGCTGAGCGCGGCAGCAGCCTGGAACGGGCTGGCAGCCGAGTTGCGTTCGCACGCTGCGTCTTACGGATCGGTCATCTCGGATCTGACCAGCGAAGGCTGGCGCGGTCCGGGATCGACGGCCATGGCCGCTGCCGCTGCGCCATATGTAGCGTGGATGAACACGACTGCTGCACAGGCTGAGCAGACCGCAAACCAGGCAACGGCCGCCGCAGTGGCCTACGAGACTGCGTTTGCGATGACGGTGCCCCCGCCGGTGATCGCGGCCAACCGTGCGCAGCTGGCGTCGCTGGTCGCGACGAACGTGCTCGGGCAGAACACCCCGGCGATCGCGGCCACCGAGGCCCACTACAGCGGGATGTGGGCACAAGACGCCGCCGTCATGTATGGCTATGCCGCGCAGTCGGCAGCAGCCACCAAGGTGCCGTCGTTCACCGTGCCGACGCAGAACACCGACCCCGGTGCGCTGCCCATGCAGGCCGCTGCGGTCAACCAGGCCACCGGCACGACAGTCGGTGCCGCTAGCACGCAGACAGCGTTGTCACAGTTGACGTCTGCGGTGCCGGGCGCGCTCCAGCAGCTTGGATCGCCGACTGCATCGTCCACGTCAGGGCTTTCCGCAATCCTGGGCCAGCTGACCGGGTCTGGATCCGGGAGCTCTGGGTTCGACTGGTGGAATGAATTTGGACCCAACGCGAATATCTGGAACACCATCTTCTCGTCCGGGTTCTACATGCCCAGCAACACGGTGGGTGCCTTCACGAGCTTGCTAGGTGCCGGTGCGGCCGGGGACGCAGCTGGGAACGCGATGGGAGAGGCTGTGACGGCCGGCCCACTCGGAGGCCTCGTGGGTCTGGCGAACCTGGGTTCCGGTGGCGGCGCATCTGCCGCCCTGGGTCAGGCCCCGTCGATTGGGTCATTGTCGGTGCCGTCCAGCTGGACCGCGGCCGCCCCACCGGCAAGCCCTCTCGCATCGGTCTTGGGGGCCACCCCGCTCAGCCCCCCTCCAGCGGTCGGGACCGGCATGCCCGGCTACGCACCGGCGGCTATGGCCGGGCGCGCGACAACCGGTGCCACCACTGCAGATACCCGGTTCTTAATCCGCCCGCTCATGGTGCCTCACTGGCCCGCCGCTGGGTAA
- a CDS encoding WXG100 family type VII secretion target — translation MTTRFRTDPHGMRAMPGRFDVHAHTVEDEARQVWASSQNIAGVGWSGTAQATSYDTMGQMNTAFFNIVDMLHGVRDGLIRDANHYEA, via the coding sequence ATGACTACGCGTTTTAGAACCGATCCGCATGGGATGCGGGCAATGCCGGGCCGTTTCGATGTGCACGCCCATACCGTGGAGGACGAGGCTCGCCAGGTGTGGGCATCCAGCCAAAACATTGCCGGGGTCGGATGGAGCGGGACCGCTCAGGCCACCTCCTACGACACCATGGGCCAGATGAACACCGCGTTTTTCAACATCGTCGACATGCTGCACGGTGTGCGTGACGGGCTGATCCGCGACGCCAACCACTACGAGGCTTAA
- a CDS encoding cation diffusion facilitator family transporter, whose protein sequence is MTSSSDRDWRPQKSTPGHSDGDEHAHGRRIGSAGERHQKPLMIAFALTATYAGVEVVGGIVTGSLALISDAAHMGTDVLGLGLALTAIYLAKRPFAGQRTYGTYRLEVLAAVINGLLLFGVAFYVLYEAVQRFRNPPEVLGWPMFVVATVGLVVNIISFRLLTKGAKESLNVKGAYLEVMSDMLGSIGVIVGAVVIAVTGFRYIDAIVAAAIGLFILPRTWQLMRQALRIIMEVAPPGVDVAAASRELAAIPGVRDVHDLHIWTVTSGMEAATAHLVITDRADWHAVLDSARQLLADRYGVTHPTIQVEPPDHVEESAAF, encoded by the coding sequence ATGACCTCATCCAGTGACAGGGACTGGCGCCCACAGAAGTCCACGCCAGGCCACTCCGATGGTGACGAGCACGCCCACGGGCGACGGATCGGCAGCGCGGGTGAGCGCCACCAGAAACCGTTGATGATTGCTTTCGCGTTGACCGCCACCTACGCCGGCGTGGAGGTCGTCGGCGGGATCGTCACCGGCTCGCTGGCGCTGATCAGTGACGCGGCCCACATGGGGACGGATGTGCTCGGGCTCGGACTTGCCCTGACCGCGATCTACTTGGCGAAGCGCCCGTTCGCTGGGCAGCGCACCTACGGCACGTACCGATTGGAGGTGCTGGCCGCTGTCATCAACGGTCTGCTGTTGTTCGGCGTCGCGTTCTACGTCCTCTACGAGGCGGTACAGCGCTTCAGGAACCCGCCGGAGGTGCTTGGGTGGCCGATGTTCGTCGTCGCCACGGTGGGGCTGGTGGTCAACATCATTTCGTTCCGCCTGCTCACCAAGGGGGCCAAGGAGAGCCTGAACGTCAAGGGTGCCTACCTCGAGGTCATGTCCGATATGCTCGGTTCGATCGGCGTGATCGTCGGTGCGGTCGTCATCGCGGTCACCGGATTTCGCTACATCGACGCCATCGTCGCGGCGGCGATCGGCCTGTTCATCCTGCCACGGACGTGGCAGCTCATGCGACAGGCGTTGCGGATCATCATGGAGGTGGCGCCTCCTGGCGTGGACGTCGCCGCCGCCAGCCGGGAGCTGGCCGCGATCCCCGGTGTCCGTGACGTCCACGACCTGCACATCTGGACGGTCACCAGCGGCATGGAGGCCGCCACCGCGCACCTGGTAATCACTGATCGTGCCGACTGGCACGCGGTGCTGGACTCGGCTCGGCAACTCCTCGCCGACCGGTATGGCGTCACCCACCCCACGATCCAGGTCGAGCCCCCCGACCACGTGGAGGAATCCGCTGCCTTCTGA
- a CDS encoding TetR/AcrR family transcriptional regulator yields MKDVPVTRRRILDAAAAEFAQYGIAGARVDRISAKAQANKAQLYSYFGSKDGLFDQVFNELAATLMGTVPFNADDLPGYAARLYDTCLETPEIVRLATWARLERVQVGEFSEAMRGDTKRKVDQIAEAQRKGVVNPTFDPCDVLAMAMAMALAWSPASLFYTATSSDPDEDNARRRRALIDMVRNALTDSRHHADQ; encoded by the coding sequence ATGAAAGACGTACCCGTCACTCGCCGCCGCATTCTCGATGCGGCGGCAGCAGAGTTCGCGCAGTACGGCATCGCCGGAGCCCGAGTCGACCGTATTTCAGCGAAGGCCCAGGCCAATAAGGCGCAGCTATACTCTTACTTCGGCAGTAAGGATGGACTGTTCGACCAAGTCTTCAACGAGCTTGCCGCGACGCTCATGGGCACGGTGCCCTTCAACGCCGACGACCTACCGGGTTATGCGGCAAGGCTCTACGACACCTGTCTTGAGACACCCGAGATCGTGCGCCTTGCTACCTGGGCGCGCTTAGAGCGCGTACAAGTCGGTGAATTCTCGGAAGCGATGCGCGGTGACACGAAGCGGAAGGTCGACCAGATTGCAGAGGCCCAACGGAAGGGCGTTGTCAATCCAACATTCGACCCCTGCGACGTGCTCGCTATGGCGATGGCCATGGCGTTGGCGTGGTCTCCCGCCAGTCTGTTCTACACTGCAACTTCTAGCGATCCAGATGAGGACAACGCCCGGCGAAGACGCGCGCTTATCGACATGGTGCGAAATGCGTTGACTGACTCGCGGCACCACGCCGATCAATGA